Genomic segment of Ktedonobacteraceae bacterium:
GGCCTGCGCCCAGCCGCTGCGCGTTTGTTTGTGAATAGCCCACTGGACATGGTACCAGAGCGTCCCATTGATCCAGGCGCTGTCGCCGGACGTTGTCAGGGGATAATGCTGTCCCATATGCGCGATGGCCTGACCGGTATCCGGCGTGTTGAGCAAGGTGACATTGCCTTGCGCCCAGATTTGCTGCCCGGCTGCCAGGGCGACGATGGGAGGGCCGAGCGTATTCAGGTAGTCAATGCCGGTATCCAGCTGCCGGATCAGGGGCTGGCCATTGTTATCGAGCGTATCTTGATCGAGCAATAGACCGTCGCGCCAGAAGAGCTGTACCATCATGTGATGCGTACCGCCGTTCTGCGTTATGGTAAAGGCAAGCGCCGCGGTAAGTGGAGGGCCGAAATCCGTTTGCCACCCATCGGGTGAGACGTCAGGACGATTGATATAATTCCAGAATGCCTGCGGGACAAGATGACCAACATCCTTTCCGCCGCGCGTGCCCCCACTGACAAAGATGCCCTGGCTCGTAGCGAGAGAAGGAGTGGCCGTGTGACCGGCGGTAGGGGCCGGCTGCATAAGATTGGGGTTGGTTGCCGCGCGCAGGTCAACATAGGTGAGCGGACTGCCCAGCCCGCCAACCGGCACCTGGCTGCCCACGGTCAGCAGCGATTGGAGCAATGGCAGGCGTATAATCCCGCTTTCAGGGTCGCCTGCGCCATTGACGATCAAATCGACCAGCGGATCATTCGCATCATGAACATGTTCCTTCTGGGGTACCGGCAAGAACAACGCGCCCGACTCAAAGAACTGAATCCAACCCCGATCGGTTGGGAAAGCAACCGTCAGCGCATTCCCCAGGTTTTGCTTCCCGTTATGACTGTCATAGTAAGGCTTAAAGAGGGTGGAAATGCCCACTTTCTGAGATGTCCCCGGCGCGAATTGAAAGTCAGGTGCTGTGACCTCTGTATCTCCAACCCAGTTGTCAGCACCATTCGTCGCCAGCGTTTTGCTCTCAAGTGGCGCAGCAGATGAGTTCTGCTGACCGGCAAGGCTACTGATGCTGGAATATGAGAGCATCATCACCACGACTAACATTAAAAGGGCAAGTAGCATGTTTTTGGAAATAAAGATGGAATGCGGAAAGCCCTGCTTTGCCTGTTTGTGTTCCTTCATTTGTTTGAAGCCCCCTCTAACACATAATTTTTGGACAGCAGAAGTCTGAGCGTTGTAAGGGCGGGAGTGGAGTTGAGGTGGTGCGGAGACCCTTGAGGTCACCTTCCACGAATCCACCACTCGTTTCGCCTGCTTGCTAACTTAAAATATAACAGAAAATCTCGAATAAGAGAACGGTATTCCAGCCAGGATCAGGGTGATTCAAAAGTCGAGAGAACAAGTGGCACATTCAGTAGGGACAGTGGCTGGTCCCTGTCTGTCCTCATCTCCCGCGCCGGACAAGCACCGGGCATTGTCCCTACAGCAGCAGATTCGGTCGTCAAAATTTATCAAAGTGCCTGTTGCCCATAACAAAATGCAGCCTGCCTGCACTATAATAGCTGTATATAAAAATGAGAAGGGAGTGATTGTATGACACAACAGCCAGTCCTTCATGGGCAAGGGATGCGCGAGCCATTTGTCCTTGCGCTGGATGTCGGCACCTCTTCGACGCGCTCGCTATTGTTCGATGCCGCCGGTGAGGCCGTGCGAGGTGTTCAGTCCCAACACACGTATCAACTCACACTGTCCGCTGACGGTGAGGTCTCGGTGGACCCGGATATGCTCGTTTCAACCGTTGCGCAGACGATTGACGAGGCATTGCACATGGCCGGCCCGCTGGCCGCGTCAATAGGCGCGGTGGCGATTGATACGTTCTGGCATAGCCTGGTGGGCGTCGATGCCAGCAATAAGGCCCTCACACCGCTCATCACCTGGGAAGATACGCGCCCCGGGCAGGTCGCCGCGGAACTTCGCCAGCAGTTGAACAACGAGGAGATTCATGCTCGCACCGGCGCCAGGTTGCACGCGAGTTACTGGCCCGCGAAACTGCGCTGGCTGGCAACAACACAGCCGGACCTGTTCTTGAAAGTAACGCAATGGATTTCTTTCGGCGAATACCTGCACCGCCAGTTCCTGGGGCATTCGGTCTGCAGCCTCTCTATGGCATCGGGTACCGGGTTGCTCAATATTCGCCAGCGCGATTGGGACCAGGAATTGCTCGACTTCCTGCACGTGCGGCGCGAGCAACTGCCCTCACTGGGCGATCTGAAGGATAGCGTGAAAGGGCTGGCCGGTGAGTATGCGTCGCGCTGGAAGACGCTAAACAATGTCCCCTGGTTCCCGGCAATGGGCGATGGGGCAGCTGCTAACGTCGGTTCGGGCGCGGCGACCGGTGATCGCTGGGCGCTCACGGTTGGCACCTCCAGCGCGATGCGTGTGGTTGTTTCGCCGGATATGACGAACATTCCGATGGGGCTGTGGCTCTATTTGTTGGATAAAAACCGCGGCCTGCTCGGAGGGGCTTTAAGCGAGGGTGGCAACGTGTTTGCCTGGATGAAAGAGACGCTGTGTATCCCCTCGTTGGAGGAGGCGGAGCCGAAGGTTGCCGCTCTACAGCCCGATGGGCATGGCCTGACGATCCTGCCATTTATTTCTGGCGAACGCAGCCTGGGCTGGCACGCGGAGGCGCGGGCGTCTGTGCTGGGCATCCAGACGGATACAACGGCTGTAGACTTCCTGCGCGCGGGCATGGAGGCGTTAGCCTACCAGCTTGGGGCGGTCTACGAAGAGCTGATTACGGCGTTGGATAGAAGCGAAGTGGCTCCCACTATCCTTGGCAGTGGAGGCGCGCTGCTGAATTCTCCCACGTTCCAGAGCATCATCGCCGACACGTTGAACGCGCCCATCTATCCCTCGTTGAGCCACGAAGCCTCGGCACGGGGAGCGGCGTTACTGGCGCTGGAAGCTCTCGGCGTTATATCCGATGTGGCACAGGTGCCATTGGACGTGGCGGCGCCAGTTCTTCCTGACCCCGAACGTCACGCCATCTATAAGCAGGGGGCCGAGCGACAGTGGAAGTTTTATCATTTGCTGTTGGGGTAAAACGGCCTCATCACAAGCGGGGGGGCAATAGCCACTTTAAAGGCGGAAACGCCTGCGCGACGGCGGCGTAGTGGTCATAATAGCCGCGCTGCTTCTGTATGCGGCCATCGCGAAAGGTAAAAATGCTCACGCCCTCGACGCGAAATGGCCGCGTTAGCCAGTGCTGGCCCAGTAAGGACGGTCGGCCCGAGGCTGTCCACTGCACGACAGCCTGCTCTTCGGCGAAAAAAAGGTTTAAGGGTTCGTATCGAATCGATGGCATATCCTGAAAGCGCTTGCTGAACCACTGCTTGATCTCACTATGTCCGGTGCGCGGTCGTTTCATACCAGAATCAAATAGTTCCGCGTCACCGGCATAGAGAGCAACAATGGCCGCCACATCATGAGCATTAAAGGCGCTGATCCAGCTATTTACCAGCAAGCGAAACGTCTCTCTGTCTGCAATTGCCATAATCACTCCTAATTGGGAAGCGCTCCCTGGCCGTATCATTCTGAGCGCAGCGAAGAATCCCGGCATCCCGGCGCAGATTCTTCGCTGCGCTCAGAATGACATGGAATATTGCCGGTTTTAGTCGTAAAACTTCATAATCGGCCCCTACAGGGGTTCTCATGCTCTTTTGCCTTTCGCTCAAGCCCTGACCTATTATATACTATGCACAAGATGCAGACCGAAGATGTTATTGAGAACGAACAACAAGATCGCTTTATCGACGAGGCCACATTCCATGGCGATGTAGCCTCTATCGAAGCGCTGTGGCAACGCGCCCCTATTGGCGATCTCGATATGCCACTCATAGATATCGGGCAGGGAGAGCCGCTTGTATTTGTTTCTATCCTCGAACATCTCGAATATGTGTATGCGCGACAAATTTCCGCTTTGAGCGCTGGCCGGCGCGTCATTACATATCGCAGGCAAGAGAGCCGGACGCGCTTCGTTGGGCTGGCAGAGCGTGCTGAAGAATTGAAGCGTGTGCTTGATAGTCTGGAACTGCAACGAGCCGATTTTATTGGGCATGGCGACGGAGCTATGGTGCTTTTTGAGTTCGCCGCGCGCTATCCGGCCCGCTGTCGCTCATTGATCATCATTGCCCAGGGGGCAGATTACCAGATCGCTCCGCATCCTTTCATCTGGTTGCTGCACGAACTGTTTCTGCGCCTGCCGGTTGAACATTTTTTGCCTGCCTGGTTCCTCCGGCGTATCGTGATCAATTATATCGTGTCCAATCGTCCGGTGGGGGCCGATAATGAACTTTCACCATCAAAATTGGGAAGCAGCAGTGAGTCGTGTCATTCTGAGCGCAGCGAAGAATCTGTGCCCAGGGAAACCAGGATTCTTCGCTGTGCTCAGAATGACACGATTGGGGCCACTCGGATTACCGAATTTGTTGGTGAAAACTCATTATCGGCCCCGGTACCACATTCTCATGATGGCGTCCCTCGCATGCTTCCCCAGCACCTGATCGAGGAGCAATTTCGCAAGATAGCGCTCTGGCCATTTGTGTACAAGTTCTCAGTTCTTCCTATCATCCACAATTTTGATATGCGGGAACGCCTGGCATCCCTCACCATGCCTGTATTTTTGATCAATCGCGCCAACGACGCGCTTTCTCCCGAAGCGAAAACGCGCTGGCTCGCCGAGAACTTACCCAACTGTGCCGGCTATCACGTCATTTCAGGAGGAGAGCGGTTCTTTATGTACGCGGAATCCGAGCTCGTTAACCGGCTCATAGAAGGGTTTCTCATCACTGTAAAAGAATCCAAATGAGACACAAAAGCGTATGAATGTAAGGGCGATCCTGGAGGTGGCCCTCCGGCCTGGTGAGTTTGAATGTAAATCCTGGCGAGAGTTCTATGGCCTGGCGTATCTATCATTGTAGGGGTGATCAGATGATGAATGCGATAAATCGATTCTCCATAAATCCGTATTCTATCCCTGGACGCCCGCGCGCAAAACGACGCGTAGTCATCACGGGCCTGGGTGTCCTGGCTTCCAACGGCATAGGCAAGGCTGATTTCTGGCAGGCCTGCCTTGCCGGTCAATCCGGTATCCGGCGTATTACACGCTTTGATCCGGGGATACTAACAACGCAGATAGCGGGTGAGGTGCCGAACTTCAACCCGCAAGCGCTTGGACTGACACAGGAAGAGAGCCTTTCTTATGATCGCGGTACGCAGTTTGCGGTTGCCGCCGCCAACCTGGCGCTCCACGATAGCGGCCTGTATGGGCAATTGAGCGAAGAGGAACGTGATACTACCGGCGTCTATATCGGTTCGGGAATGTCGCCGGCGGAAGAGGGAGAAAAAATATGGAGGGAGGTGACGGATTCCGGCGGCCATGCTCCTCTTGACCTCGTGCAGGATGCGCATTCCAACATGTTCATCATGTCATTTTTGCCCGCCTCTGCCATTGCTATCCACCATCGACTCTATGGCCCATGCACCGTCATCTCTACAGGCTGCTCATCAGGCTCGGATGCTATTGGACAGGCTTTCCGGGCCATTCAAGAGGGGCAGGTCGACCGCATGCTGGCAGGTGGCAGCGATGCCGGAATCTGTCTCACCGGAATGAACGCCTTTTGCATCATCAAAGCATTGAGCACGCGCAATGATGAACCGGAACGGGCTTCGCGTCCGTATGATGTGAAGCGGGATGGTTTTGTAATGGCGGAGGGAGCCGGGGTACTGGTTTTAGAAGAGCGAGAACTGGCCCTGGCGCGTAATGCGCACATCTATGCTGAACTGGTGACGTTCACCTCCAATAGCTGTGCCTATCATATGACCGCTCTTCCCGAGGATGGCGTACCCTTGCAACAGTTGATCCGGCAGGCGCTGCAAGAAGCCCAGATTTCCCCGGAACAGCTCGACTATATCAATTCGCACGGCAGCTCAACACCCTTGAATGATGTAGTTGAGACGGCCGCATATAAGACGGTCTTTGGCGAGCGGGCGTATCGCATACCGATCAGTTCCACCAAATCGCTCATTGGGCACGCGCAAGGCGCCGCGAGCGCTATTGAAGCGATTATTACAGCCCTTGTGCTAGAATGGCAGAAGATACCGCCAACCATCAATCTTGAGTACAGCGATCCACGTTGCGACCTGGATTATGTGCCCAATGTAGCAAGAGAGGCTGTTGTGAATGTCGCGCTGACCCATTCCAGCGGCTTCGGGGGCGTGAATAGTGCGCTTATCCTGGCGAAACCAGGCTGGCTTGATGAGCAGAGATGACAGGTATGGAACATCATACAACTCGGCGCGTGGTTGTTACAGGACTGGGCGTCATAGCCCCCAACAGCATTGGTAAGCAGGCTTTCTGGCAGGCTACCAGCAACGGTATTTCTGGCATCAAGCGTTTCCAGCGTTTTTCTGACGCTGATTTGTCAATTCAAGTGGGCGGGGAAGTCTCGAATTTTGCCCCTGAGGATTACATTGAACACAAACTGGCGGACCGTACCGACCGTATGACGCATTTTGCCCTGGTTTCTGCGCAGGAGGCGCTCCAGGATGCAGCTATTGAAATGACGCGCGAGGACCCCTACCGCGTAGGAGCGGTGATCGCGAATACTTTTGGTGGTACGGAATATGCCGTGGAGCAGGTGAATAACTTATATACACGCGGGCCGCGCACGATGAGCGCCTTTACCTCCATCGCGTGGCTCCCGGTCGCCAATGTTGGCCAGGTATCCATCCGCTACAATATTCGAGGATACTCTAAGGTGACATTGAATAATACTGTTGGGGGCCTGGACGCATTGGGGCTTGCGT
This window contains:
- a CDS encoding alpha/beta hydrolase, with translation MQTEDVIENEQQDRFIDEATFHGDVASIEALWQRAPIGDLDMPLIDIGQGEPLVFVSILEHLEYVYARQISALSAGRRVITYRRQESRTRFVGLAERAEELKRVLDSLELQRADFIGHGDGAMVLFEFAARYPARCRSLIIIAQGADYQIAPHPFIWLLHELFLRLPVEHFLPAWFLRRIVINYIVSNRPVGADNELSPSKLGSSSESCHSERSEESVPRETRILRCAQNDTIGATRITEFVGENSLSAPVPHSHDGVPRMLPQHLIEEQFRKIALWPFVYKFSVLPIIHNFDMRERLASLTMPVFLINRANDALSPEAKTRWLAENLPNCAGYHVISGGERFFMYAESELVNRLIEGFLITVKESK
- a CDS encoding gluconokinase — protein: MTQQPVLHGQGMREPFVLALDVGTSSTRSLLFDAAGEAVRGVQSQHTYQLTLSADGEVSVDPDMLVSTVAQTIDEALHMAGPLAASIGAVAIDTFWHSLVGVDASNKALTPLITWEDTRPGQVAAELRQQLNNEEIHARTGARLHASYWPAKLRWLATTQPDLFLKVTQWISFGEYLHRQFLGHSVCSLSMASGTGLLNIRQRDWDQELLDFLHVRREQLPSLGDLKDSVKGLAGEYASRWKTLNNVPWFPAMGDGAAANVGSGAATGDRWALTVGTSSAMRVVVSPDMTNIPMGLWLYLLDKNRGLLGGALSEGGNVFAWMKETLCIPSLEEAEPKVAALQPDGHGLTILPFISGERSLGWHAEARASVLGIQTDTTAVDFLRAGMEALAYQLGAVYEELITALDRSEVAPTILGSGGALLNSPTFQSIIADTLNAPIYPSLSHEASARGAALLALEALGVISDVAQVPLDVAAPVLPDPERHAIYKQGAERQWKFYHLLLG
- a CDS encoding serine hydrolase — translated: MKEHKQAKQGFPHSIFISKNMLLALLMLVVVMMLSYSSISSLAGQQNSSAAPLESKTLATNGADNWVGDTEVTAPDFQFAPGTSQKVGISTLFKPYYDSHNGKQNLGNALTVAFPTDRGWIQFFESGALFLPVPQKEHVHDANDPLVDLIVNGAGDPESGIIRLPLLQSLLTVGSQVPVGGLGSPLTYVDLRAATNPNLMQPAPTAGHTATPSLATSQGIFVSGGTRGGKDVGHLVPQAFWNYINRPDVSPDGWQTDFGPPLTAALAFTITQNGGTHHMMVQLFWRDGLLLDQDTLDNNGQPLIRQLDTGIDYLNTLGPPIVALAAGQQIWAQGNVTLLNTPDTGQAIAHMGQHYPLTTSGDSAWINGTLWYHVQWAIHKQTRSGWAQASTITFASPGNAPGWASFDALSPDLAAYLASFGDNVGAAVYDVTNNRYYTYNADTQFITGSSIKVPIMLTFLNLTEQQGRQPDANEMNLLTTMIENSNNDSAEALYTNEDGNAAGVASYMQQIGISGLSPYPGAFGWSLITPLTMVNLLTRLQNGTILTAQDRQLALYLMENIESDQQIGVGDTAPAGATVAMKDGWVPAPDGLWAMNTSGIVTMGRQTYIISVYTRDQNSLDDEYAIVQHVCGAVAKLLL
- a CDS encoding nuclear transport factor 2 family protein, yielding MAIADRETFRLLVNSWISAFNAHDVAAIVALYAGDAELFDSGMKRPRTGHSEIKQWFSKRFQDMPSIRYEPLNLFFAEEQAVVQWTASGRPSLLGQHWLTRPFRVEGVSIFTFRDGRIQKQRGYYDHYAAVAQAFPPLKWLLPPRL
- a CDS encoding beta-ketoacyl-[acyl-carrier-protein] synthase family protein — translated: MMNAINRFSINPYSIPGRPRAKRRVVITGLGVLASNGIGKADFWQACLAGQSGIRRITRFDPGILTTQIAGEVPNFNPQALGLTQEESLSYDRGTQFAVAAANLALHDSGLYGQLSEEERDTTGVYIGSGMSPAEEGEKIWREVTDSGGHAPLDLVQDAHSNMFIMSFLPASAIAIHHRLYGPCTVISTGCSSGSDAIGQAFRAIQEGQVDRMLAGGSDAGICLTGMNAFCIIKALSTRNDEPERASRPYDVKRDGFVMAEGAGVLVLEERELALARNAHIYAELVTFTSNSCAYHMTALPEDGVPLQQLIRQALQEAQISPEQLDYINSHGSSTPLNDVVETAAYKTVFGERAYRIPISSTKSLIGHAQGAASAIEAIITALVLEWQKIPPTINLEYSDPRCDLDYVPNVAREAVVNVALTHSSGFGGVNSALILAKPGWLDEQR